The following coding sequences lie in one Bordetella genomosp. 9 genomic window:
- a CDS encoding disulfide bond formation protein B produces the protein MTSTTQRILIFTAILSFGAVAAALISQYAFGMQPCAWCVLQRLIYIAIGVVCLATAWLPAAIRKAGALLTFILALCGIAAAWYQITVASQLLSCAQTFADKFIAGSGLDAALPSVFGIYATCMDAMVKVFGVEYAVWSLGLFVIVALLGLLGLRRRV, from the coding sequence ATGACGTCAACGACGCAACGCATCCTGATATTCACAGCCATCCTGTCGTTCGGCGCCGTGGCGGCCGCGCTGATTTCCCAGTACGCCTTCGGCATGCAGCCTTGCGCGTGGTGCGTGCTGCAGCGCCTGATCTATATCGCGATCGGCGTCGTATGCCTGGCCACGGCATGGTTGCCGGCTGCGATACGTAAGGCCGGCGCGCTGCTGACGTTCATTCTGGCGTTGTGCGGAATAGCCGCCGCCTGGTACCAGATCACGGTGGCGTCGCAATTGCTGTCGTGCGCGCAGACCTTTGCCGATAAGTTCATCGCGGGAAGCGGGCTGGATGCCGCGCTGCCGTCGGTGTTCGGGATTTACGCGACCTGCATGGATGCGATGGTGAAGGTGTTCGGCGTCGAGTATGCGGTGTGGAGTCTGGGGCTGTTCGTGATCGTGGCGCTGTTGGGCTTGCTGGGATTGCGTCGGCGCGTGTGA
- a CDS encoding [protein-PII] uridylyltransferase, translating into MTAMDLPSLRARMREKREAAIAAFREHERPDPLLHELRRITDQTLRDLVKQCPLPPGAVLAAVGGYGRGELYPHSDVDLLILLPHAPSPDEEGAIERLVAALWDLGLEPGHSVRTIADCEREADADITVETALLESRWLAGNRALMKSFDAAMRARLDPALFFRAKRVEMQQRHARHQDTPYALEPNCKESPGGLRDLQVIMWMARAAGFGESWREIARAGLLTASEARGLRRAEQAFKRLRIELHLMAKRREDRVLFDLQPALAEVYGIKATATRRASELMMQRYYWAARLVTQLNAILVQNIEERLFPRPACDAREIDDDFRSLHDRLDIIRDDAFERNPTLLLRAFLTMQQHPHLSGMSARTLRAMWHARHRIDAQFRRNPVNRHLFLQILQQPAGIVHALRRMTMLNILPRYLPVFRRIVGQMQHDLFHVYTVDQHTLTVIRNLRRFTMPEHAQEYPLASQLISEFDRHWLLYVAALFHDIAKGRGGDHSELGARDVRKFAQDHNMAPEDAELVEFLVRQHLLMSTVAQKRDLSDPDVVRDFAAAVKDERHLTALYLLTVADIRGTSPKVWNAWKGKLLEDLYRLTLAALGGAHHDADTVLNHRRAEAARLTRLAGLRDDAREAFWRQLDVAYFLRHDASDIAWHTRHLYHRPAPEQPVVKARPTEQSEGLQVMVYTRDVPDLFAAICGYFDAKSLSIQDARIHTTRHGWALDSFIVLLPDGASDLRAQAALVEHELAERLKDPATFSHAAAAGAAPYGRNRQSRMSRVFPVPPQAELQPDERSQSWRLSVTATDRPGLLHALARVFASHGVNLQMAKVMTLGDRVEDVFIIEGAALERPRSQMQFEEAILDALAGDGARRAAA; encoded by the coding sequence ATGACCGCCATGGACCTGCCGTCGCTGCGCGCCCGCATGCGCGAGAAACGCGAGGCCGCCATCGCCGCCTTTCGCGAGCACGAGCGTCCGGACCCGCTGCTGCACGAATTGCGGCGCATCACCGACCAGACCCTGCGCGATCTGGTCAAGCAGTGCCCCCTGCCGCCCGGCGCCGTCCTGGCCGCCGTGGGCGGCTACGGGCGCGGCGAGCTGTACCCGCATTCCGACGTCGATCTGCTGATCCTGCTTCCCCACGCGCCCTCGCCCGATGAAGAAGGCGCCATCGAACGCCTGGTCGCCGCGCTGTGGGACCTGGGCCTGGAGCCCGGCCATAGCGTCCGCACGATCGCCGACTGCGAACGCGAGGCCGACGCCGACATCACGGTGGAAACCGCCTTGCTGGAATCGCGCTGGCTGGCGGGCAATCGCGCGTTGATGAAGTCCTTCGACGCGGCGATGCGCGCAAGGCTGGACCCCGCCCTGTTCTTCCGCGCCAAGCGCGTTGAAATGCAGCAGCGGCACGCGCGCCATCAGGACACGCCTTACGCGCTCGAACCGAACTGCAAGGAATCGCCCGGCGGACTGCGGGATCTGCAGGTCATCATGTGGATGGCGCGCGCCGCGGGCTTTGGCGAAAGCTGGCGCGAGATCGCCCGCGCCGGCCTGCTGACGGCATCGGAAGCGCGCGGCCTGCGGCGCGCGGAACAGGCATTCAAGCGGCTGCGCATCGAGCTGCACCTGATGGCCAAGCGGCGGGAAGACCGCGTGCTGTTCGACCTGCAGCCCGCGCTGGCGGAGGTCTACGGCATCAAGGCGACCGCCACGCGGCGCGCCAGCGAACTGATGATGCAGCGCTATTACTGGGCCGCGCGGCTGGTCACGCAGCTGAACGCCATCCTGGTGCAGAACATCGAGGAACGGCTGTTTCCCCGCCCCGCCTGCGACGCGCGCGAGATCGACGACGACTTCCGCAGTCTGCACGATCGCCTGGACATCATCCGGGACGACGCCTTCGAGCGCAATCCCACCTTGCTGCTGCGCGCCTTCCTGACCATGCAGCAGCACCCGCATCTGAGCGGCATGTCGGCGCGCACCCTGCGCGCCATGTGGCATGCCCGCCATCGTATCGACGCGCAGTTCCGCCGCAACCCGGTGAACCGCCATCTGTTCCTGCAGATACTGCAGCAGCCGGCCGGTATCGTGCACGCATTGCGCCGTATGACCATGCTGAACATCCTGCCCCGCTACCTGCCGGTGTTTCGCCGCATCGTGGGCCAGATGCAGCACGACCTGTTCCACGTATACACGGTGGATCAGCACACGCTCACGGTCATCCGCAACCTGCGGCGTTTCACCATGCCCGAGCACGCGCAGGAGTATCCGCTGGCCAGCCAGCTGATCTCTGAATTCGACCGCCATTGGCTGCTTTACGTGGCCGCGCTTTTTCACGACATCGCCAAGGGCCGAGGCGGCGACCACTCGGAGCTGGGCGCGCGCGACGTGCGCAAGTTCGCGCAGGACCACAACATGGCGCCGGAAGACGCTGAACTGGTCGAGTTCCTGGTGCGCCAGCACCTGCTCATGTCCACCGTTGCGCAGAAGCGTGACCTGTCCGATCCCGACGTCGTGCGCGACTTCGCCGCTGCGGTCAAGGACGAACGTCATCTGACCGCGCTGTACCTGCTGACGGTGGCAGACATCCGCGGCACCAGTCCCAAGGTCTGGAACGCCTGGAAAGGCAAGCTGCTGGAAGACTTGTACCGCCTTACCCTGGCGGCGCTGGGCGGCGCGCACCATGATGCCGACACCGTGCTCAATCACCGGCGGGCCGAAGCCGCCCGCTTGACGCGTCTGGCTGGCCTGCGCGACGACGCGCGCGAGGCGTTCTGGCGCCAGCTCGATGTGGCGTACTTCCTCCGTCACGACGCCTCGGACATCGCCTGGCACACGCGCCACCTTTACCACCGGCCGGCGCCCGAGCAGCCTGTGGTAAAGGCGCGGCCCACGGAACAAAGCGAAGGGCTGCAGGTGATGGTCTACACGCGCGACGTGCCGGACCTGTTCGCCGCCATATGCGGCTACTTCGACGCCAAGTCCCTGAGCATCCAGGACGCGCGCATTCATACGACCCGGCACGGGTGGGCGCTGGACAGCTTCATCGTCCTGCTGCCCGACGGCGCCAGCGACCTGCGCGCCCAGGCCGCGCTGGTCGAGCACGAACTGGCCGAGCGCCTGAAGGATCCCGCCACGTTCTCGCACGCGGCTGCCGCGGGCGCCGCACCCTATGGCCGCAACCGCCAGTCGCGCATGTCGCGCGTGTTCCCTGTGCCGCCCCAGGCCGAATTGCAGCCCGACGAACGCAGCCAGTCCTGGCGCCTGTCGGTCACAGCCACCGACCGCCCCGGGCTGTTGCACGCGCTCGCGCGCGTGTTCGCCAGCCATGGCGTCAATCTGCAGATGGCGAAGGTGATGACGCTGGGCGACCGCGTCGAGGACGTCTTCATCATCGAAGGCGCGGCACTGGAGCGGCCGCGCAGCCAGATGCAATTCGAAGAGGCCATCCTGGACGCATTGGCCGGCGACGGCGCACGGCGCGCGGCGGCCTGA
- the purF gene encoding amidophosphoribosyltransferase, whose translation MCGIVGVVGRGPVNQLLYDSLLLLQHRGQDAAGIATAQGSQFNLYKAHGLVRDVFRTRNMRALPGTSGVAQVRYPTAGSSASEEEAQPFYVNAPFGIMMAHNGNLTNWRELRESLFRVDRRHINTNSDSEVLLNVLAHELQSAANGVSLDDEAIFRAVAAVHRRVKGAYAVVAQIAGYGLLAFRDPYGIRPLCIGRQETEQGVEWMVASESVALEGSGFDFVRDVAPGEAIFVDLDGRLVSRQCADNAQLVPCIFEYVYFARPDSLMDGVSVYDARLRMGEYLADKVARSLRLGDIDVVMPIPDSSRPAAMQLAARLNLDYREGLIKNRYVGRTFIMPGQAVRKKSVRQKLNAIGREFKGKNVLLVDDSIVRGTTSREIVDMARAAGANKVFFASAAPPVRFPNVYGIDMPTQRELIATGRSDAEIARTIGADALVYQDLSDMQQAVRDLNPTMSRFEASCFDGNYVTGDITPEYLERLDKSRGQTDEESRGGLMFNMGYAANDA comes from the coding sequence ATGTGTGGAATCGTAGGGGTCGTGGGGCGCGGGCCGGTCAACCAGCTGCTCTATGACAGTCTGCTGCTGCTGCAGCATCGGGGCCAGGATGCGGCCGGTATCGCCACCGCGCAGGGCAGCCAGTTCAACCTGTACAAGGCCCACGGCCTGGTGCGGGACGTCTTCCGCACGCGCAACATGCGCGCGCTGCCGGGCACCAGCGGCGTCGCGCAGGTGCGTTACCCCACGGCGGGGTCCAGCGCCAGCGAGGAAGAAGCCCAGCCGTTCTACGTCAACGCGCCGTTCGGCATCATGATGGCGCACAACGGCAACCTGACCAATTGGCGCGAACTGCGCGAATCCTTGTTCCGCGTCGACCGCCGTCACATCAATACGAACTCCGACTCGGAAGTCCTGCTCAATGTGCTGGCGCACGAGCTGCAGTCCGCCGCCAACGGCGTGTCGCTGGACGACGAGGCGATTTTCCGCGCGGTCGCGGCAGTGCACCGCCGCGTCAAGGGCGCGTACGCCGTGGTTGCGCAAATCGCCGGCTACGGCTTGCTGGCCTTCCGCGACCCGTACGGCATCCGGCCGCTGTGCATCGGGCGGCAGGAGACCGAGCAGGGCGTGGAATGGATGGTGGCGTCGGAATCCGTGGCCCTGGAAGGCAGCGGCTTCGATTTCGTGCGCGACGTCGCGCCGGGCGAGGCGATCTTTGTCGATCTGGATGGCCGCCTGGTCAGCCGCCAGTGCGCGGACAACGCGCAGCTGGTGCCCTGCATCTTCGAATACGTGTATTTCGCGCGTCCCGATTCGCTGATGGACGGCGTATCGGTCTACGACGCGCGGCTGCGCATGGGTGAATACCTGGCCGACAAGGTGGCGCGCAGCCTGCGCCTGGGCGACATCGATGTCGTCATGCCGATTCCCGATTCTTCCCGTCCCGCGGCCATGCAGCTGGCGGCGCGGCTGAACCTGGATTACCGGGAAGGTTTGATCAAGAATCGCTACGTGGGCCGCACCTTCATCATGCCCGGCCAGGCGGTGCGCAAGAAGTCGGTGCGCCAGAAGCTGAACGCCATCGGCCGCGAATTCAAAGGCAAGAACGTGCTGCTGGTGGACGACTCCATCGTGCGCGGCACGACCAGCCGCGAGATCGTCGACATGGCGCGAGCGGCCGGCGCCAACAAGGTGTTCTTCGCCTCGGCGGCGCCTCCGGTACGCTTCCCCAACGTGTACGGCATCGATATGCCGACCCAGCGCGAGCTTATCGCCACGGGGCGTTCGGACGCCGAGATCGCCCGGACGATCGGGGCCGATGCTCTGGTGTACCAGGACCTGAGCGACATGCAGCAGGCGGTGCGGGATTTGAATCCGACGATGTCGCGGTTCGAGGCATCGTGCTTCGATGGCAACTACGTCACCGGCGATATCACGCCCGAGTATCTGGAGCGGCTGGACAAGAGCCGGGGCCAGACGGACGAGGAGTCGCGGGGTGGGTTGATGTTCAACATGGGGTACGCGGCGAACGACGCCTGA
- the map gene encoding type I methionyl aminopeptidase, with product MGIVTDPADLDKMRLACQDAARVLDYLAPFVKPGVTTGELDRLALTYLTEELKVKSATVGYAPPGYPPFPGAICTSVNHQVCHGIPGDKVLKNGDVLNIDVTIIKDGWFGDTSRMFYVGEPSILARRLTDVTYECMWLGIRQVRAGATLGDIGHAIQKHAEGAGFSVVREFCGHGVGRRFHEDPQVLHYGKPGSGVRLVPGMIFTIEPMINAGRREIRQLSDGWTVVTRDHSLSAQWEHTVLVTETGYEVLTVSPGMPAPPAFVTEHIAVPAG from the coding sequence ATGGGCATAGTCACCGACCCCGCCGATCTGGACAAGATGCGCCTGGCCTGCCAGGACGCCGCACGCGTGCTGGACTACCTGGCGCCTTTCGTCAAACCCGGCGTCACGACCGGCGAGCTCGACCGCCTGGCCCTGACCTATCTGACCGAAGAGCTGAAGGTCAAATCCGCCACCGTCGGATATGCGCCTCCCGGCTATCCGCCCTTCCCCGGCGCCATCTGCACCTCGGTGAACCATCAGGTGTGCCATGGCATTCCGGGCGACAAGGTGCTGAAAAACGGGGACGTGCTGAATATCGACGTCACGATCATCAAGGACGGCTGGTTCGGCGATACCAGCCGGATGTTCTATGTCGGCGAGCCGTCCATCCTGGCCCGGCGCCTGACGGACGTCACCTATGAATGCATGTGGCTCGGCATCCGCCAGGTGCGCGCCGGCGCCACGCTGGGCGACATCGGGCATGCCATCCAGAAGCACGCCGAGGGCGCCGGATTCTCCGTCGTGCGCGAATTCTGCGGCCACGGCGTCGGCCGCCGTTTCCACGAAGACCCGCAGGTGCTGCACTATGGCAAGCCGGGCAGCGGCGTCAGGCTGGTGCCGGGCATGATTTTCACCATCGAGCCGATGATCAACGCCGGCCGGCGCGAAATCCGCCAGCTTTCGGACGGCTGGACAGTGGTCACGCGCGACCACAGCCTGTCTGCGCAATGGGAGCATACGGTGCTCGTGACGGAAACCGGTTATGAAGTGCTGACGGTTTCTCCCGGCATGCCCGCCCCGCCCGCCTTCGTGACCGAGCACATCGCCGTCCCGGCCGGGTAG
- a CDS encoding MarC family protein, with protein MPLHDYLLVFGRSFLFALATLLPILNPPAVAPIFWTLTEGASSSTRLALAKRVTINVGLMLTVAMVAGNVLLAFFGLSLAIVRIGGGLLVIGSAWRLVNSPDAGVERAARMADSFTPEMAKARAFYPLTFPISCGPGSIAAAITVGASLREPDHIVSLVKLAGSLPGILVTSLTLYVCLRFAAQFLYRLGESGTSVFMRLSAFVLLCLGVQIVWDGVHELLLGVMIEAGAHIATPPAQ; from the coding sequence ATGCCCTTGCACGACTACCTGCTGGTTTTCGGTCGCAGTTTTCTTTTTGCGCTCGCCACGCTTTTGCCGATTCTCAATCCACCCGCGGTGGCGCCGATTTTCTGGACGCTGACAGAGGGCGCGTCGTCCAGCACGCGTCTGGCCCTGGCAAAACGGGTCACCATCAACGTCGGCCTGATGCTGACTGTGGCCATGGTGGCCGGCAACGTACTGCTCGCATTCTTCGGTCTGTCGCTGGCCATCGTGCGTATCGGCGGTGGCCTGCTGGTCATCGGCAGCGCCTGGCGTTTGGTGAATTCGCCGGATGCCGGCGTGGAGCGGGCGGCGCGCATGGCGGATTCGTTCACGCCCGAGATGGCAAAGGCCCGGGCGTTCTATCCGCTGACCTTCCCGATCAGTTGCGGACCCGGTTCGATCGCCGCGGCGATCACCGTGGGCGCATCGCTGCGCGAGCCCGATCATATCGTCAGCCTCGTCAAGTTGGCCGGTTCGCTGCCGGGCATTCTGGTTACGTCGCTGACGCTTTATGTCTGCCTGCGCTTCGCGGCGCAATTCCTCTACCGGCTTGGCGAAAGCGGCACGTCGGTGTTCATGCGTTTGTCCGCCTTCGTGCTGCTTTGCCTGGGCGTACAGATTGTGTGGGACGGCGTGCACGAACTTCTGCTTGGGGTGATGATCGAAGCGGGCGCCCATATCGCAACGCCGCCTGCGCAATGA